In the Brassica napus cultivar Da-Ae chromosome A7, Da-Ae, whole genome shotgun sequence genome, one interval contains:
- the LOC106358122 gene encoding GDSL esterase/lipase At1g23500-like, whose translation MLLTLALVSVCLFFVGHAHPQEISGNANVSALFAFGDSILDTGNNNNLTTLSKCNYFPYGRNFVGGKATGRFGNGRVFSDLIAEGLSLKPLLPAYHDPNLSNNDLPTGVCFASGGSGLDERTAKPQGVIWVPDQVKDFKEYVTKLLGVLGNQEKTNAIISNAVYLTSAGNNDLVFTFWTGRSQSTISAYTDLMVTWTENLLKSLYEMGARKFAVLGTVPLGCLPGIRKIDGDISKLCSVTENQWADTFNKKLSVMLNTLETKLPGAKFSYVDMYNSLLGLVNNPQASGFTEVADACYMPTTSPIPCPDASRYVFWDLAHPSEKAYQTIAPKIIEELKNKLA comes from the exons ATGCTATTAACACTAGCATTGGTTTCTGTTTGCTTGTTTTTTGTTGGTCATGCTCATCCTCAAGAAATTTCAGGAAATGCAAATGTTTCTGCACTCTTCGCTTTTGGGGATTCCATACTCGATACCGGCAATAATAATAATCTCACCACTCTTTCCAAGTGCAATTACTTCCCGTATGGTAGAAATTTTGTAGGCGGAAAAGCTACAGGAAGATTTGGAAATGGAAGAGTTTTCTCCGATCtaattg CCGAAGGTTTGAGTTTAAAACCACTCTTACCAGCTTATCATGATCCCAACCTTTCGAACAATGATCTCCCGACCGGTGTTTGCTTCGCATCCGGTGGATCCGGACTCGATGAACGCACTGCCAAGCCTCAA GGAGTTATATGGGTGCCAGATCAGGTGAAAGATTTCAAAGAGTATGTCACTAAACTACTCGGCGTTTTAGGAAACCAAGAAAAAACAAACGCAATTATATCAAACGCCGTTTATTTAACCTCAGCTGGAAACAATGATCTTGTCTTCACCTTTTGGACTGGGAGGTCACAATCCACTATTTCAGCTTACACTGATCTCATGGTCACTTGGACTGAAAATCTCTTAAAG AGTCTATATGAAATGGGTGCAAGAAAGTTTGCGGTTCTTGGAACGGTGCCCCTAGGTTGCTTGCCAGGAATAAGAAAAATTGATGGAGATATATCGAAATTGTGTTCAGTCACTGAAAATCAGTGGGCTGATACATTCAACAAAAAGTTATCTGTTATGCTTAACACTCTCGAAACAAAACTTCCTGGTGCCAAGTTTTCCTACGTAGACATGTATAATTCTCTTCTTGGTCTCGTCAACAATCCTCAGGCTTCCG GGTTTACTGAAGTGGCTGATGCGTGTTATATGCCGACGACATCGCCTATTCCGTGCCCGGATGCATCTCGTTACGTATTTTGGGATCTTGCCCACCCTAGCGAGAAGGCATATCAAACGATTGCACCAAAGATAATAGAAGAACTCAAGAATAAACTAGCATGA
- the LOC106358120 gene encoding uncharacterized protein LOC106358120 translates to MGDQGVQQMQQQPVVVYPNAYTKQYPYPSASSSSSSSGSRGSFGTVFIVLAVILVLSVLACVFGRLCNRENRAAKQPKHEKGSSKKSREIRPVDREPRERGDLEFGLDMKRPDHVEKPSGRDYGEDIESGFGDKREERGGGGPPLPPVIKHGVRFKLPEENGDQHAGGEIRRGGPDIEFRPRH, encoded by the coding sequence ATGGGAGACCAAGGAGTACAACAAATGCAGCAGCAGCCTGTTGTTGTGTATCCAAACGCATACACTAAGCAGTATCCATATCCAtctgcatcatcttcttcttcctcctctggCTCACGCGGTTCCTTTGGGACGGTCTTCATAGTTCTTGCTGTGATCCTTGTCTTGTCGGTTCTGGCTTGTGTCTTCGGGAGGCTATGCAACCGTGAAAACCGCGCTGCCAAGCAGCCGAAGCATGAGAAAGGGTCGTCTAAGAAGAGCCGTGAGATTCGGCCTGTGGATCGTGAGCCGAGGGAGAGAGGTGATTTGGAGTTTGGGTTGGATATGAAACGGCCTGACCATGTTGAGAAACCCTCTGGAAGAGATTACGGAGAGGATATAGAATCGGGATTTGGTgacaagagagaagaaagaggCGGAGGAGGACCACCTCTGCCTCCGGTTATCAAACATGGAGTGAGATTTAAGTTACCGGAGGAAAACGGAGACCAACATGCTGGAGGCGAAATAAGACGTGGAGGTCCTGACATTGAGTTCCGACCAAGACACTAA